A window from Sporolituus thermophilus DSM 23256 encodes these proteins:
- the flgM gene encoding flagellar biosynthesis anti-sigma factor FlgM, producing MIISNNQIQNILKVYGEQAKVGKSARQPSAGPAQRKDEVVLSAQAQEFSQILQALRNMPEVREDKVKELADRIAAGNYQVDAKEIAEKMVGRIIADRVR from the coding sequence ATGATAATCTCCAACAACCAAATTCAAAATATCCTCAAGGTTTACGGCGAGCAGGCCAAGGTGGGCAAAAGTGCCAGACAGCCGAGCGCCGGCCCGGCCCAGCGGAAGGACGAAGTGGTTTTGTCGGCCCAGGCCCAGGAGTTCAGCCAGATCCTACAGGCGCTGCGCAATATGCCCGAGGTGCGCGAGGATAAAGTTAAGGAACTGGCCGACCGCATCGCCGCCGGCAATTACCAAGTGGACGCGAAGGAAATCGCGGAGAAGATGGTCGGCCGGATTATCGCTGACCGCGTGCGCTAA
- a CDS encoding flagellar protein FlgN, which translates to MWEQLIAVLSEMVALYQALVRLAEEKRAVLVAGNAPALEAITRQEELLIIQAGKLESLRASLIGRIAAAHGLSPEDLTLAKVGELADGQASERIVALGGELRAALERLAPLNQLNTQLIEQALKYIQYNINVLTQAAAGPTYTPPQGAGQPAARRTILDTKV; encoded by the coding sequence ATGTGGGAACAACTTATCGCCGTATTGAGTGAGATGGTGGCGCTGTACCAGGCCCTGGTGCGGTTGGCGGAAGAAAAGCGCGCCGTGCTGGTGGCCGGTAATGCGCCGGCGTTGGAGGCCATCACCCGCCAGGAAGAACTGCTCATTATTCAGGCCGGCAAACTGGAGTCGCTACGCGCGAGCCTTATTGGCCGCATTGCCGCCGCTCATGGCCTGTCACCGGAGGACCTCACGCTGGCCAAGGTCGGCGAACTGGCCGACGGCCAGGCCTCCGAACGGATTGTCGCGCTCGGCGGCGAACTGCGCGCCGCGCTCGAACGATTGGCACCGCTTAATCAGCTCAACACCCAGCTTATTGAGCAGGCGCTGAAATATATTCAATATAACATCAACGTCCTGACGCAGGCCGCGGCCGGGCCCACATATACCCCGCCCCAAGGCGCCGGACAGCCGGCGGCGCGCCGGACGATCTTGGACACAAAAGTATAA
- the flgK gene encoding flagellar hook-associated protein FlgK, translated as MRSTFSGLNALTRGIYVNQTGLDTVGHNISNANTEGYSRQVASIVSTRPETVYGEYGPMQMGTGAAVESVVRARDTFLDRQFWQENSSLGYGETATEILGKIEGVFREPSEYGLQTVLNNFWQAWQTLSTNASDDGARAALQQRGVELRDAIGHAAQQLKDMVADINSVVEIKVNKVNQITSEILSLNKQIALVETGGRDHANDLRDRRDVLVDQLSTLVGVTVTEDKYGNYIVRTGNVMLVDGNVRNQLGVVSQIDADYGYEVLNVVYGGTVAPGSRFMTGGLPVELPEGNKGEIKGLLAMRDLTGVKGYLDKLATMSQFFLTDFNNLHQAGYGLADSDTGNEFFVTGGASPATKAEYLSAFTGSTIVDTAKIAARSAATLGVASGDHAVALSNLLKTVVSPTLGNATLDSFYNSFIGKLGVQSQDAKRLAENQKTLVSQIRNWRESVAGVNMDEEMTNMIRYQKGYNAAARVITTIDEMLDKLINSTGVVGR; from the coding sequence ATGCGTTCTACTTTTAGTGGCTTAAACGCATTAACCCGCGGCATTTATGTCAACCAAACCGGCCTAGATACAGTCGGCCATAATATCAGCAACGCAAATACCGAGGGCTATTCGCGCCAGGTGGCGTCAATTGTTTCGACCCGGCCGGAGACGGTTTACGGCGAGTACGGGCCGATGCAGATGGGAACAGGCGCGGCCGTAGAGTCGGTGGTACGGGCCCGGGACACCTTTCTTGACCGCCAGTTTTGGCAGGAAAACTCGTCGCTTGGCTATGGGGAAACGGCAACGGAAATCCTCGGCAAGATCGAGGGCGTTTTCCGCGAGCCGTCGGAATATGGACTGCAGACGGTGCTGAATAATTTTTGGCAGGCCTGGCAGACGCTGTCCACCAACGCCTCGGACGATGGCGCCCGCGCCGCCCTGCAGCAGCGCGGCGTGGAACTGCGCGACGCCATCGGTCATGCCGCCCAGCAGCTTAAGGATATGGTAGCCGACATCAACTCGGTAGTGGAGATCAAAGTCAACAAGGTCAATCAGATTACGTCGGAAATTTTATCGCTCAATAAACAGATCGCCCTGGTGGAAACCGGCGGCCGCGACCATGCCAACGACCTGCGCGACCGCCGCGACGTGCTTGTGGACCAGCTGTCGACGCTGGTGGGAGTGACGGTGACCGAGGACAAGTACGGCAATTATATTGTCAGGACGGGCAACGTCATGCTGGTGGACGGCAACGTCCGCAACCAGCTGGGTGTTGTCTCGCAAATAGACGCTGACTACGGCTACGAAGTGCTCAACGTCGTATACGGCGGGACGGTGGCGCCGGGCAGCCGCTTTATGACCGGCGGGCTGCCGGTTGAGCTGCCCGAAGGCAACAAGGGTGAGATCAAAGGTCTTTTGGCGATGCGCGATTTAACCGGGGTAAAAGGTTATCTCGACAAACTGGCGACCATGAGCCAGTTCTTCCTGACCGACTTTAACAACCTGCACCAAGCGGGCTACGGCTTAGCCGACAGTGACACCGGTAATGAGTTTTTTGTCACCGGTGGCGCGAGCCCTGCGACCAAAGCGGAATACTTAAGCGCCTTTACCGGTTCGACCATTGTCGATACCGCCAAAATCGCGGCCCGCTCGGCGGCGACGCTGGGCGTAGCCAGCGGCGACCATGCCGTCGCCTTAAGCAACCTGCTCAAGACGGTTGTGTCGCCGACGCTAGGCAACGCTACGCTGGACAGCTTTTATAATTCGTTCATTGGCAAACTTGGCGTCCAGTCCCAGGATGCGAAGCGGCTGGCGGAAAACCAAAAGACGCTGGTGAGCCAGATCCGCAACTGGCGCGAGTCGGTGGCCGGGGTTAACATGGACGAGGAGATGACCAATATGATCCGCTACCAGAAAGGCTACAACGCCGCCGCCCGCGTAATTACCACCATTGACGAGATGCTGGACAAATTGATTAACAGCACCGGCGTTGTCGGCCGCTAG
- the flgL gene encoding flagellar hook-associated protein FlgL, with protein sequence MRITNNIITYNFLNSLNKALERQNEIQEQLADGKAVHRPSDDPIKTIRSLRFNTNLAMNEQFTQNVKDAMSWLETTDGALSDLSSIVIRAKELVVRAVGPNPTEAFQAIAQEINGLIDHAVQVGNTKIGDRYIFAGQKDKTTPFERRMVDPDPSVAGDEYEAVVYSGDTNAISMRIYPGNVQPQQDAVNVTGEDVFGLKSVTENGQTIYIAKAFDQLLKIKAELEKPNPDLKWLSGEIVPPATEAEGLAWIDDIHNQILRAQTKIGTRMSMYEMAQNMLEQDNVTITGDISANEDLDMPKAIIDFKTSENVYRSALAVGARIMPASLVDFLK encoded by the coding sequence GTGCGCATAACCAACAACATCATCACTTATAACTTTCTCAACAGTCTTAATAAGGCCCTGGAACGGCAGAACGAGATCCAGGAGCAGCTGGCTGACGGCAAGGCCGTGCACCGGCCTTCCGACGACCCCATCAAGACCATCCGCAGCCTGCGGTTCAATACCAATCTAGCCATGAACGAGCAGTTTACGCAGAACGTCAAGGACGCCATGTCCTGGCTGGAGACGACCGACGGCGCCCTGAGCGACTTGAGCTCGATCGTGATCCGGGCGAAAGAACTGGTCGTGCGGGCGGTCGGGCCTAACCCGACCGAGGCGTTCCAAGCCATTGCCCAGGAAATCAACGGTCTTATCGACCATGCCGTGCAAGTCGGCAATACTAAAATCGGCGACCGCTATATTTTTGCCGGGCAAAAGGATAAGACCACGCCGTTCGAGCGGCGGATGGTGGACCCTGATCCGAGCGTGGCCGGAGACGAATACGAGGCGGTGGTGTATAGCGGCGATACCAACGCGATCTCGATGCGCATTTATCCGGGCAATGTCCAGCCACAGCAGGACGCGGTCAACGTGACAGGTGAGGACGTATTCGGGCTTAAGTCGGTGACGGAAAATGGCCAGACGATTTATATCGCCAAGGCTTTTGACCAGCTCTTGAAGATCAAGGCTGAGCTGGAAAAGCCTAACCCTGATTTAAAATGGCTGTCGGGCGAAATCGTGCCGCCGGCGACCGAGGCAGAGGGCCTGGCCTGGATTGACGATATCCACAATCAAATTCTCCGTGCCCAGACGAAAATCGGCACCCGCATGTCGATGTACGAAATGGCGCAAAACATGCTGGAGCAGGATAATGTCACCATCACCGGCGACATCTCGGCCAACGAGGACCTCGATATGCCCAAGGCGATTATCGACTTCAAGACCAGCGAGAACGTCTACCGCTCGGCGTTAGCCGTCGGCGCCCGCATCATGCCGGCGTCGCTGGTGGATTTTTTGAAGTAG
- a CDS encoding DUF6470 family protein, with product MLYLNIRSQPALLEMTSYAAALNLKTTPARLEMATEAARVEIRQPKGELYIDQAPCRASRGIYGVSEFARVNAEEGRRTALETVGRIAAEGDRMAAIETGEDAIVNMATESNFPPPPDITWAYVEPPIIRYTARPVEIDVQSGRVNATYVPGKVEGEYTPGKVDVRVARYPSIKMWVTENKYDVYV from the coding sequence ATGCTGTATTTAAATATTCGGAGTCAGCCGGCGTTGCTGGAGATGACCAGCTATGCGGCCGCGCTTAATCTTAAGACCACGCCGGCCAGGCTGGAAATGGCTACGGAGGCGGCCCGGGTGGAAATTCGCCAGCCGAAGGGCGAGCTGTATATCGACCAGGCGCCGTGCCGCGCGTCGCGGGGTATCTATGGCGTGAGCGAGTTTGCACGCGTAAACGCCGAAGAGGGGCGCCGTACCGCCTTGGAAACGGTCGGCCGCATCGCCGCGGAGGGCGACCGGATGGCGGCCATCGAGACTGGCGAGGACGCTATCGTCAACATGGCGACCGAGAGCAATTTCCCCCCGCCGCCGGACATTACCTGGGCGTATGTTGAGCCGCCCATTATCCGATACACCGCCCGGCCGGTTGAAATCGACGTACAGAGCGGCCGCGTGAACGCGACCTATGTGCCCGGCAAGGTGGAAGGCGAGTACACCCCGGGCAAGGTGGACGTGCGCGTCGCCCGCTACCCGAGCATCAAGATGTGGGTCACGGAAAATAAATATGATGTGTATGTGTGA
- the fliW gene encoding flagellar assembly protein FliW, which yields MLIKSTRFGELDVPDEQIIAFPQGLPGFPSEKAFALLPHQPDSPFAFLQSAADPDLTFLVVEPFAFFPDYQFELDDATTAALKLAADNPPLVLSIVTVRTSLSDATANLLAPVVINRLDRLGAQVVLEKVGYTTRHRLFPDKPAAAQGGK from the coding sequence GTGCTGATTAAAAGTACCCGTTTCGGCGAACTGGACGTCCCGGACGAACAGATCATTGCCTTTCCCCAGGGGCTGCCCGGCTTTCCCAGCGAAAAGGCCTTCGCCCTGCTGCCGCATCAGCCGGACAGTCCGTTTGCTTTTCTGCAGTCGGCGGCCGACCCGGATTTGACTTTTCTGGTGGTCGAGCCGTTCGCGTTTTTCCCCGACTATCAGTTTGAACTCGATGATGCCACGACGGCGGCGCTCAAGCTGGCGGCCGACAACCCGCCGCTGGTGCTCAGCATTGTCACCGTGCGGACGAGCTTAAGCGACGCCACGGCCAATCTGCTTGCCCCGGTCGTAATCAATCGCCTCGACCGGCTGGGCGCCCAGGTCGTCCTCGAGAAGGTCGGCTATACCACCCGTCACCGGCTGTTTCCGGACAAGCCGGCGGCCGCCCAAGGGGGTAAATAG
- the csrA gene encoding carbon storage regulator CsrA, with protein sequence MLALTRKCGERIVIGDNITVTVVDVKGDSVRLAIDAPRDVKVWRGELYDAIAAENKAAAVPAELDFAFNRGGRGGGENG encoded by the coding sequence ATGCTGGCCCTGACCAGAAAGTGCGGCGAGCGCATCGTCATCGGCGATAACATAACCGTCACCGTCGTTGACGTCAAGGGCGACAGCGTCCGCCTCGCCATCGACGCCCCGCGCGACGTGAAAGTGTGGCGCGGCGAACTCTACGACGCCATCGCCGCCGAAAACAAAGCCGCCGCCGTCCCGGCGGAGCTGGATTTTGCTTTTAACCGCGGAGGACGCGGAGGCGGGGAGAACGGATAG
- a CDS encoding Uma2 family endonuclease — protein MTGLPRKTNVKYTYGDYCKWPDDERWELIGGVPYSMTPAPSRRHQAMIIELSRQIANFIKESGGPCKVYTAPFDVRLPKGEEADEDIDTVVQPDIVVVCDPTKLDDKGLRGAPDLVVEIASPHTIRRDMVEKLNLYERHGVKEYWLVLPGDKVVTIYRLDADGRYGKPDVYTADDTLAAFAVNGLTVDLAAVFAAE, from the coding sequence ATGACCGGTCTGCCCCGCAAAACTAACGTGAAATATACTTATGGCGACTATTGTAAGTGGCCGGACGACGAGCGGTGGGAGCTAATTGGCGGCGTACCGTATAGCATGACGCCGGCCCCGTCGCGGCGGCACCAGGCGATGATTATCGAACTGTCCCGTCAAATTGCCAACTTTATCAAGGAAAGCGGCGGTCCCTGCAAAGTATACACCGCTCCCTTCGACGTGCGTCTGCCCAAGGGCGAGGAAGCGGACGAGGATATCGACACTGTCGTCCAGCCGGACATCGTGGTGGTGTGCGACCCGACCAAACTGGACGACAAGGGCTTGAGGGGCGCGCCGGATTTGGTCGTGGAAATTGCATCTCCCCATACTATTCGCCGGGACATGGTGGAAAAGCTCAATCTCTATGAACGTCACGGGGTAAAAGAATACTGGCTGGTACTGCCTGGCGATAAAGTAGTCACTATCTACCGGCTGGACGCAGACGGCCGCTACGGCAAGCCGGACGTGTATACCGCTGATGATACTCTTGCCGCCTTCGCCGTAAATGGTTTGACCGTCGACCTTGCGGCTGTGTTTGCTGCCGAATAG